Proteins found in one Campylobacter canadensis genomic segment:
- a CDS encoding fumarate reductase cytochrome b subunit: protein MSSKIENFLGKRVDGKKSRLPARLDFFQSATGLILGLFMWGHMLFVSTVLISPEFFDKTARFFEGSAIFDTPKPGIVSFLVFVILVIFFIHAALGMRKLPITYRQYQIAKEHSCLIKHEDTTLWLVQAGTGFVMFFLGSIHLGMMLFFPDSIGAVGSSTRIVYHNMWVFYLVLLFAVELHGGIGLYRLCVKWGWFDGNTLTSSRAVRKKLKTAKWVISIFFIVLGLANLAVFIKYGFDLQNSLNSINIIIK, encoded by the coding sequence GTGTCTAGTAAAATAGAGAATTTTTTAGGCAAAAGGGTTGATGGTAAAAAATCACGACTTCCAGCAAGGCTTGATTTTTTTCAAAGTGCAACAGGTTTAATTTTAGGCTTATTTATGTGGGGGCATATGCTTTTTGTATCTACTGTTTTAATAAGCCCAGAATTTTTTGACAAAACAGCTAGATTTTTTGAAGGTTCGGCTATTTTTGATACTCCAAAGCCAGGAATAGTTTCATTCTTAGTATTTGTTATTTTAGTTATCTTTTTTATTCACGCAGCTTTAGGTATGAGAAAACTACCAATAACTTATCGTCAATATCAAATCGCAAAAGAACATTCCTGTTTAATAAAACACGAAGATACAACATTATGGTTAGTTCAAGCAGGAACAGGTTTTGTAATGTTTTTTTTAGGTTCAATACATTTAGGAATGATGTTATTTTTCCCTGATTCTATTGGTGCGGTTGGTTCTTCAACTAGAATTGTATATCATAATATGTGGGTATTTTATTTAGTTTTATTATTTGCAGTTGAACTACACGGTGGTATAGGCTTATACAGATTGTGCGTTAAGTGGGGATGGTTTGATGGTAATACTCTTACATCAAGTAGAGCTGTTCGTAAAAAATTAAAAACCGCAAAATGGGTTATTTCAATATTTTTTATTGTTTTAGGCTTAGCGAATTTAGCAGTATTTATAAAATATGGTTTTGATTTGCAAAATAGTCTAAATAGTATAAATATAATAATTAAATAA